TCTGCCTATGGGATTAGCACTTCGTCGGCAATAATCGAGCACCTCTTCGATATTGGCATAACGGCGTTTTTCAATATCCTGCTGAAAAGCGGATAAAAGATCGTAAAATAAATGCGCCGGTAGCTGGCACTTGTTTATCGTGTCCTGCAGGGGCAGAAAAATCCACTGATAAGTTGGCTCGACAAGCTGACCTTCTAAACAACGCCTGAGCTGCTCTCGGAAATAAGCCATCTGCTCTGATCTTTCCGCTTCTGATAGAGCATGTCTCCGGTGACCCTCTACTCGTGGGTCTGAGTATCCCTCATCTGCTATGTCATCGGAAACCCTGGCAAAGGCGTAGACCGCATGCACATGCTTTTGTAAGTGCTTGGGAACAAACAAGCCAACAGGAAAATTTTCATAGTGCGACTTGGCGAGCTTGCTACATCTCCCATAAGCACTTTCTAAGGACTCTGTCTGTTTCATCTGAAGCATACTTGTTCTTTAACCCAAAGGATGCCATAGAAATTTGAAGATCGTACCCATCTCCTTCAACTTTTATGGCGTAATCCCGGCTTAAAAGGAATAACAGTAAAGACACCTTTCCTCTGATTATCAACGAAATAGGAACGGGCAATGAGATTTACCCAGGAGCAGATGGAGTCACCCACGAGTGCATCTTCCAATTGACAACCATAGCAAGCCTTCCCGTCATCCCCCGGCTTGATCGGGGAAAGCCTCGAAGGAACCGTGCGAAGCACCATCCTGCTTGGATCAGGGCCGGTGTCAGGGGATCAATCCAGGGGTAATGCATCATCCGGGTTAAACTCTGCTTCTCTCCAAAAAAAGAGCCATCCGAAGATGGCTCTAGATTTTATAAACTACGAGGGGAAATCAAGACTTAGCAGCTTCTGCTTTCTTTTGTTTACGGCGAACGATCAATAAGGCAACCGCACCTAAGGCAAGTAGTGCATAGGTAGAAGGCTCAGGAATTACCGCCACTCCCACTGCGGTAATGCTATCTATTTCAGCATTCAAAAATGTCGTATTAAAACTTCCATTGCCTAAGAACCGAATAAGCTTTACATCGGTCAAATCTCCTGATCCTAAGGTAAAGGAATCAGATGTTACGCTGGTAAAACTATCTGTGAATGATGCTGTGAGAAAATCTGCCGTAGCAACAACCTGATCTGCACTATCGAATAGTAATATTTGGAAGTCAGGCATGCTGTTACCATTTGCAACTAATCCATTGATAGATATATCAGTTATTCCAGTTAGATCAAAAGATGCTGCTCCGAAACCTCCAGGACCTATGGAACCAGTGAGCTGGGCAAATGTTCCCGACGCCGCAAAGTTGAACTGATAGGAGTCAGCGGTAGCTACTGCAGTATTATTCTGAAATAAATTCGCAGTCAGGTTGTTCGCTTCCCAGTCTTCACCATAGTCCGCCAGAATAAATTGGGCATTTGCTCCAGTCATTAAACCCATGCTAAACAAACCGACTGCTATGTATAATCTACACTTTTTCATAATATCCATTCCCTATTATTCCCTTTTTCTTATTCTTAATCAAGCACATATGGAATTGTATTAGTTACAAATGCACTATTTGTTTTTGTTGTTGAAAATTTCTGAACAAGGTAAGGCGTGCCTGCTGGTATGACGTCATTGTCTTTATTACTTCCTAAGCCCGCTTCCAACCAATTACTGCCATTGTGGTAATATGGATACCATCTATTGTTGTAAAAGATAAAAAGCAAATCAGCTTTTGAAAAATCGGAATTTGTCTTCCATCCGTTCATATCTTCGAAGCCAAGCGAAGCTAAAGTTTTATCAATTGGGAAGGATCCGCCTACGAAGGTAAGACCAGATAAGGTTACTACATTCTTTGCATCGGTTGTGGGCACATAACCATCCAGGGTAATTACTAAATCGTCAGTTCCGCGACGGTTATATATGAGTCCTGTATTCGGGCTTAACGCTTGATTATTTCTATTAGACCCAAATCCTGCTTCTCTCCATTCTCTGGGGGATTTATTGAGGTAAAAAAGTCTCCATCCTCCGTCGATTAGAAGAAACACATTATCCGCTCTATTAAAGTCATTATTGCGTGTGATAATGTTTGAGTCGCCAAAGAACGATAGCAAGGTAAAACCAGGTACTATTTTGAATCGATCACCCACTTTGGCAGCACCAGAATTTTTAAGACTGATACCTGAGTTGTCTAAAGTTAATCTATCTGTTGTGTTAGCGGTGATAGGCAATTGCCTACCTGTCGCGTCACCGGAGGTGATAAGGAGGTAAAAGGGTGATTCAGGTTGCGAGAGTGCAGAATCCGACCAACCTGCTCCTGAACTGCTGATGCTATCAGCAGACACTGCGCTTATTTCCCCAGACATAATGCCTACCATATTTTCTGGCAATGCCGGTTCTAACGTAAGAGAAAGAGCTGACGTGCTGGGAGCACCTTGAGATCCTCCTGGTATGGTGAAATTCATAACCCCATAGGGCGTGGTAGAGACTGACTGTGCTTGGAGTAGTGGACTCGATAGGCCCAACAAGGCCGCTGTAATAGTTAGTATTAGTTTGTTCATAGTTTTAGTAATCCCCTAAATACAATTTATAATTTATTTGCAGGTTTTGATTAAGCAAGTTGTTTTTAATCTTTTTAACCATCGTAGTTTTTGAGTAGTAAACACAATGTTTTACAATTTCTATGGATATTAACCGTTATTTTCATAAAGTGTCAACGTAAAAAAAGCTCTATAAGCATATTTTTTGATTTTTTAAGTCGTTTTTCGATGGTTGTTTCCTCTGTTTCTGTAATCACTACTATTATAAGTAAATTCTATTTGCTTCTTGTCAATAACTCGTCTTTGCTAGTTTCGAAATTTAGCAACACTTTTATTAGCATTATTTTCAAGATTTTCAATGTTAAATATTTAACTTAAGCCACTTTATAGTAATGGAACCAGATGCGTCAAAACTTGCCCATCCCTCGACTTCTCTTCCCGTCATGCTCCGGCTTGATCGCAGTCAGGAGATCAAGCCAGGGGAATACATCATAGGCTCAATCAGTGCTTTGCATAAGGTTTATGCAAATAGATAGGGATATCCAGAATCTAAACCAAAAGATAACCTCACTAGATTCTTGCCTGATACAAAAAAGCATTAGTAGAGGTATAAAAGTCAAACTTAACGGTTCTGATAAAGTGCTTAGGTACCATGGTTACTCCAAGGAAAAGCCTTACTCATTGGATATTTTCCCCTGGATAACCCGATTGAATCGGGTTATGACCTGGAGTGGGTTTAGGACTTGTAAGATCATGCTCTAATCCACAGGCGGTGTCTCACTTCACTGTCATCCCACGACCCCTCTTTCCGTCATGCTCCGGCTTGATCGCAGTCAGGAGATCAAGCCAGGGGAATACATTACGGGCTCAATCAGTTCTTTGCATCACGTCTATGGGAATGGATCAAAACCAAGCAATTGACTAGGTCTTCCCCATAACCCCATGCAACCGGGCCATAACTAAGAGAGTACTTAGCCTTGAATCACCTCCTCACTCCAACCTCTGGCCTTGACGAATGCAACATAGGTCTGTTTGGTAATTGCCTATGCGAAAGAGGATCTTACCTTTACTTTTTTTAGCATGGTTCACGATAACCATTGATGCGGCTTCCATACGGGACAATCCGCTTGCACCGGTAAAGCGTGATCATCCTCGAGATACCCTTAAGAGCTTCATGGACGCGATGGAAGCCTATCGTGAAGGGGTGGAAAAACAAGATGAGGAATTGATGGCTTTCCTGGATAAGGCGGTGGACTGTTTAGATCTCAGTGAAGTGGCTGATATCACCCGCGTCCAGGAGGGCAGAGAAGCGGCCAAGCTCTTGAAGGAGGTGATCGATCGGCTGGTAAAAGTGGATTATGCGCGAGTACCTGATGACCCCAATTATGGGGTGTGGCGTTTTCCCAAGTCTGAGATCAAAATCTACCCCAAACCAGATGGGGAAGAAAAGGGGGAATACTTCTTTACGCCCAGGACGGTTGCTAAAGCCAATCAATATTACGAATTAATCAAAACGCGCCCTTATATAAAGGGCACAGGTGGTGGGGCTCATTATAAAGTAAGCTTTGTAGAAGAATACATACCTGCTTGGGCCATGGAAACTTTTGCCAGCGTGGCGTACTGGCAATGGATCGGGTTATTTGCCTCTATCCTGTTGGGGTTGGTCATGAAGTCCGTGGCCAGACTCATAGGCAGCCTCGTCATGCGTATGACCAGCAAGACGGCCAGCAAATGGGACGATGTCATTGTGGAATCCCTGGTGAGCCCAGTGGCGCTATTTATCGCATCCTGTGTTTGGTTTGGCTCCATTTATATCCTGCGTTTTGAAGATCTCTTTCAAGTGGTCTTAATTACTCTGGTCAAAGCCACCTTTTTTATAGCCGTGACTTGGATGGCGTACCGTTGTGCGGATGTCTTGGCCAAGTTCCTGGAACATAAAGCCCAACAAACCAAGACCAAACTGGATGATCAAATTGTCAAGCTGATTACCCGAAGTCTCAAAATAGCAGTGGTGATCTTTGGTGCGTTATTGGGCATTCAAAATATGGGGGTGGAAGTCTTTTCCCTGCTCGCCGGGTTGGGCATTGGTGGTCTGGCCGTCGCCTTAGCAGCCAAGGATACCTTGGCCAACTTTTTTGGGTCGATCATGATCATGATTGATAGACCTTTTCAGATCGGTGACTGGGTCATAGTCAAAGGGCAGGAAGGAACTGTCGAAGATGTGGGATTTCGTTCCACCAAGATACGCACCTTCTATAACTCACTCATTGCCGTACCCAACTCGGAGGTCGCCATATCACCCATCGACAACATGGGGCGTCGTCAGTATAGAAGAGTAAAGACCTATGTGGGCATCACCTATGATACCCCACCGGTTAAAATAGAGGCCTTTTTGGAGGGCATCAAAAATATTATCAAAGCTAACCAATTTACGAGAAAGGATTATTTTCATGTGGTCTTCAACGAGTTTGGTTCCAGCAGTTTGGATATTATGCTCTATTTCTTTTTAAAGGTTCCCAACTGGAATGAGGAGTTGGTGCAGCGGCAAAATATCTTTTTGGAGATTGTGAACCTAGCTCATGACTTGGGAATAGACTTTGCCTTCCCCACCCAATCCCTACACATTGAAACCTTTCCCGAAAAACAACCGGTTCGTCAACCTCATCGCACCGATCAAGATGAGATGGCAGCGGGGGCTTTGGCCTACGGTCCTAAAGGTAGCAAGGCGCAACCTTATGGCTCGGGTATGCACACCCCACCTCATAAAGACCCCGATCTTTCGGCAGACACTCGCTCAGGCGGCGATGGA
The Verrucomicrobiota bacterium DNA segment above includes these coding regions:
- the hpnC gene encoding squalene synthase HpnC, with the translated sequence MKQTESLESAYGRCSKLAKSHYENFPVGLFVPKHLQKHVHAVYAFARVSDDIADEGYSDPRVEGHRRHALSEAERSEQMAYFREQLRRCLEGQLVEPTYQWIFLPLQDTINKCQLPAHLFYDLLSAFQQDIEKRRYANIEEVLDYCRRSANPIGRLVLHLHGIRDEELHILSDHICTGLQLANFWQDISVDLGKDRIYLPQDALKKHWVEEDELFSGVPGMGFTACVKEQVQLAQEHFDQGRPLLPALACYSGKLAWEIRMTWLGGTTILEKIRRRGYDTLSKRPKLSKFDFVTLFLKSFIFR
- a CDS encoding PEP-CTERM sorting domain-containing protein (PEP-CTERM proteins occur, often in large numbers, in the proteomes of bacteria that also encode an exosortase, a predicted intramembrane cysteine proteinase. The presence of a PEP-CTERM domain at a protein's C-terminus predicts cleavage within the sorting domain, followed by covalent anchoring to some some component of the (usually Gram-negative) cell surface. Many PEP-CTERM proteins exhibit an unusual sequence composition that includes large numbers of potential glycosylation sites. Expression of one such protein has been shown restore the ability of a bacterium to form floc, a type of biofilm.), which codes for MKKCRLYIAVGLFSMGLMTGANAQFILADYGEDWEANNLTANLFQNNTAVATADSYQFNFAASGTFAQLTGSIGPGGFGAASFDLTGITDISINGLVANGNSMPDFQILLFDSADQVVATADFLTASFTDSFTSVTSDSFTLGSGDLTDVKLIRFLGNGSFNTTFLNAEIDSITAVGVAVIPEPSTYALLALGAVALLIVRRKQKKAEAAKS
- a CDS encoding TIGR02597 family protein, which produces MNKLILTITAALLGLSSPLLQAQSVSTTPYGVMNFTIPGGSQGAPSTSALSLTLEPALPENMVGIMSGEISAVSADSISSSGAGWSDSALSQPESPFYLLITSGDATGRQLPITANTTDRLTLDNSGISLKNSGAAKVGDRFKIVPGFTLLSFFGDSNIITRNNDFNRADNVFLLIDGGWRLFYLNKSPREWREAGFGSNRNNQALSPNTGLIYNRRGTDDLVITLDGYVPTTDAKNVVTLSGLTFVGGSFPIDKTLASLGFEDMNGWKTNSDFSKADLLFIFYNNRWYPYYHNGSNWLEAGLGSNKDNDVIPAGTPYLVQKFSTTKTNSAFVTNTIPYVLD
- a CDS encoding mechanosensitive ion channel family protein — encoded protein: MRKRILPLLFLAWFTITIDAASIRDNPLAPVKRDHPRDTLKSFMDAMEAYREGVEKQDEELMAFLDKAVDCLDLSEVADITRVQEGREAAKLLKEVIDRLVKVDYARVPDDPNYGVWRFPKSEIKIYPKPDGEEKGEYFFTPRTVAKANQYYELIKTRPYIKGTGGGAHYKVSFVEEYIPAWAMETFASVAYWQWIGLFASILLGLVMKSVARLIGSLVMRMTSKTASKWDDVIVESLVSPVALFIASCVWFGSIYILRFEDLFQVVLITLVKATFFIAVTWMAYRCADVLAKFLEHKAQQTKTKLDDQIVKLITRSLKIAVVIFGALLGIQNMGVEVFSLLAGLGIGGLAVALAAKDTLANFFGSIMIMIDRPFQIGDWVIVKGQEGTVEDVGFRSTKIRTFYNSLIAVPNSEVAISPIDNMGRRQYRRVKTYVGITYDTPPVKIEAFLEGIKNIIKANQFTRKDYFHVVFNEFGSSSLDIMLYFFLKVPNWNEELVQRQNIFLEIVNLAHDLGIDFAFPTQSLHIETFPEKQPVRQPHRTDQDEMAAGALAYGPKGSKAQPYGSGMHTPPHKDPDLSADTRSGGDGE